From Achromobacter spanius, a single genomic window includes:
- a CDS encoding acyl-CoA dehydrogenase encodes MYAVIVALVVIALLAAVLLGVRPIRRALLSAPIFNLYRKVLPQMSDTERDALEAGTVWWEGELFRGRPDWSRLLAYPRPRLTDEEQRFLDNQAETACRMVNDWSVTQERFDLPADVWNYLKSEGFLGMIIPKQYGGLAFSAYAHSEIVTKLSTRSSALAVSVMVPNSLGPAELLLHYGTEEQKNHYLPRLARGEEVPAFALTSPWAGSDAAAIPDSGIVCKGEWQGREVIGMRVTWDKRYITLAPVCTLLGLAFRLYDPDGLLGGKKDLGITCALVPHDHPGVDTGRRHFPLNAMFMNGPTRGNDVFMPLDFIIGGPAMAGQGWRMLMECLAAGRSISLPSSNTGMSKLTARAVGGYARVRSQFRMPVGKFEGVEEALARIGGNTYMMDAARTMTAGAVDLGEKPSVVSAIVKYHVTERARQVVNDGMDVIGGKGICLGPSNFLGRAYQQIPIGITVEGANILTRSLIIFGQGAIRCHPFVLAEMQAAQSPDRKEGLDDFDAAFWGHAGFVVRNALRALGTSLTGARFVAVNADVAPDMKRYYQLLGRYSAAFALLADTSMLVLGGSLKRRERLSARLGDVLSQMYLISATLKRFEDEGRQKADAPLAHWSIQDALCKLQEAFDGVLDNFPNRAVAWIIRRIVFPWGHSQIPPSDQLGQDVARLLISPSATRDRLTAGCHLPDTADEPVGAIEQALAAALEAEPIEAKIREIEKRGVLDGNPQANVRDIADAAVTIGAITAEEYAVVKRRNRLRDTVVKVDDFPFDLGAADADRPTAERKVA; translated from the coding sequence ATGTACGCAGTCATCGTCGCGCTGGTTGTCATTGCGCTCCTGGCCGCCGTGTTGCTGGGCGTGCGCCCCATCCGGCGGGCGCTGCTGTCCGCGCCGATCTTCAACCTGTATCGCAAGGTGCTGCCGCAGATGTCGGACACCGAGCGCGATGCGCTCGAGGCCGGCACGGTCTGGTGGGAAGGCGAGCTCTTTCGCGGCCGCCCCGACTGGAGCCGCCTGCTGGCCTATCCGCGGCCTCGCCTGACCGACGAAGAGCAGCGATTCCTGGACAACCAGGCCGAAACCGCGTGCCGCATGGTCAATGACTGGAGCGTCACCCAAGAGCGTTTCGACCTGCCCGCGGACGTCTGGAACTACCTGAAGTCCGAGGGATTCCTCGGCATGATCATTCCCAAGCAATATGGCGGCCTCGCGTTTTCCGCCTATGCCCATTCCGAAATCGTGACCAAGCTGTCCACGCGGTCTTCCGCGCTGGCCGTGTCGGTCATGGTGCCGAATTCGCTCGGGCCCGCCGAACTGCTGCTGCATTACGGCACCGAGGAACAGAAGAACCATTACCTGCCGCGCCTGGCGCGCGGCGAAGAAGTGCCGGCCTTTGCGCTGACCAGCCCCTGGGCGGGCTCGGACGCGGCCGCCATCCCCGACAGCGGCATCGTCTGCAAGGGAGAATGGCAGGGCCGCGAGGTGATCGGCATGCGCGTCACGTGGGACAAGCGCTACATCACGCTGGCGCCCGTGTGCACGCTGCTGGGCCTGGCGTTCCGCCTGTATGACCCGGACGGCCTGCTGGGCGGCAAGAAGGATCTGGGCATCACCTGCGCGCTCGTGCCGCACGACCACCCCGGCGTGGACACCGGCCGCCGCCACTTCCCGCTGAACGCCATGTTCATGAACGGTCCGACGCGCGGCAACGACGTCTTCATGCCGCTGGACTTCATCATCGGCGGCCCCGCCATGGCCGGCCAAGGCTGGCGCATGCTGATGGAATGCCTGGCCGCGGGCCGCTCGATCTCGCTGCCCTCGTCCAACACCGGCATGTCCAAGCTCACGGCGCGTGCGGTGGGCGGCTATGCGCGCGTGCGCAGCCAGTTCCGCATGCCGGTCGGCAAGTTCGAAGGCGTCGAAGAGGCACTGGCCCGCATCGGCGGAAACACCTACATGATGGACGCCGCGCGCACCATGACGGCGGGCGCGGTGGACCTGGGGGAAAAGCCCTCGGTCGTGTCGGCCATCGTGAAGTACCACGTCACCGAACGCGCGCGCCAGGTCGTCAACGACGGCATGGACGTGATCGGCGGCAAGGGCATCTGCCTGGGACCGTCCAACTTCCTGGGCCGCGCCTACCAGCAGATCCCCATCGGCATCACCGTGGAAGGCGCCAACATCCTGACGCGCAGCCTCATCATCTTCGGCCAGGGCGCGATCCGTTGCCATCCGTTCGTGCTGGCGGAGATGCAGGCCGCGCAATCGCCGGACCGCAAAGAGGGACTGGATGATTTCGATGCCGCGTTCTGGGGCCATGCGGGCTTCGTGGTGCGCAACGCGCTGCGGGCGCTGGGCACATCGCTGACGGGCGCCCGCTTTGTGGCCGTCAACGCCGACGTGGCACCGGACATGAAGCGCTACTACCAGCTGCTGGGCCGCTACTCGGCCGCCTTTGCACTGCTGGCCGACACCTCGATGCTGGTGCTGGGCGGCAGCCTGAAGCGCCGCGAGCGCCTGTCGGCGCGGCTGGGCGATGTGCTGTCGCAGATGTACCTGATCAGCGCCACGCTCAAGCGCTTCGAGGACGAAGGCCGCCAAAAGGCCGACGCGCCGCTGGCGCACTGGTCGATCCAGGACGCGCTGTGCAAGTTGCAGGAAGCCTTTGACGGCGTGCTGGACAACTTCCCGAATCGCGCGGTCGCGTGGATCATCCGCCGCATCGTGTTCCCATGGGGTCACAGCCAGATCCCGCCGTCCGACCAGCTTGGCCAGGACGTGGCCCGGCTGCTGATCAGCCCCAGCGCGACGCGCGACCGCCTGACGGCCGGCTGCCATCTGCCCGACACCGCGGACGAACCCGTGGGCGCCATCGAGCAGGCGCTGGCCGCCGCGCTGGAAGCCGAGCCCATCGAGGCCAAGATCCGCGAGATCGAAAAACGCGGCGTGCTGGACGGCAATCCGCAAGCCAACGTACGCGACATCGCCGACGCCGCAGTCACCATCGGCGCCATCACCGCCGAAGAGTATGCGGTCGTCAAGCGCCGCAACCGCTTGCGCGACACCGTGGTCAAAGTGGATGATTTCCCCTTTGACCTCGGCGCCGCCGACGCAGACCGGCCCACGGCCGAACGCAAGGTCGCCTGA
- a CDS encoding TetR/AcrR family transcriptional regulator — protein sequence MQEIRTTTTRETILDTAESLFAQQGHEATSMRQITSAAGVNLASVNYHFGSKESLVQAVLKRRLEVLNRERMRLLDELEAQSGGKPLKPSQIVDAFFGTLLRLAADPAQAGSTFLPLLERTMTDPTDFIRALFAEEYADVLARYRNALFAALPDVPRAEIIWRFQFMLGATSYAIMGTDLLRSVTGLAGDEAEQPNDRELLLPRLMSFLLGGLRSPLPHLNASPGGA from the coding sequence ATGCAAGAAATCCGCACCACGACCACGAGAGAAACCATCCTCGACACCGCCGAGTCCCTGTTCGCGCAACAGGGACACGAAGCGACGTCGATGCGCCAGATCACGAGCGCGGCCGGCGTGAACCTCGCTTCGGTGAACTATCACTTTGGCTCGAAAGAGTCACTCGTGCAGGCGGTGCTCAAACGCCGCCTGGAAGTGCTGAATCGCGAGCGCATGCGCCTTCTGGATGAACTCGAGGCGCAATCCGGCGGCAAACCGCTGAAGCCTTCGCAAATCGTCGACGCGTTCTTTGGCACGCTGCTGCGTCTGGCCGCCGATCCGGCGCAGGCCGGCAGCACCTTTTTGCCGCTGCTGGAACGCACGATGACGGACCCCACGGATTTCATCCGCGCGCTGTTTGCCGAGGAATACGCGGACGTGCTCGCGCGCTACCGCAACGCGCTGTTTGCCGCCCTGCCCGACGTGCCGCGCGCCGAGATCATCTGGCGCTTCCAGTTCATGCTGGGCGCCACGTCGTACGCAATCATGGGCACCGATCTGCTGCGCTCGGTCACCGGCCTGGCCGGCGACGAAGCCGAGCAGCCCAACGACCGCGAGCTTCTGTTGCCGCGCCTGATGAGTTTCCTGCTGGGCGGGCTGCGCTCGCCCCTGCCGCACCTGAACGCAAGCCCCGGAGGCGCCTGA
- a CDS encoding response regulator transcription factor: MAKMVLIEAHPLLRLGLWQILSKLDDVWEIEGMGLADVSKADGVHAGADLLIYGLPVDTDEAWSALHEIQRVLTPKRILLLTDVMPLPMPVQGLPGASVYGCLMKTASVEILEAAIRLVMAGGQCFPSEQALQAPASTVCALPSRDVEEAGSKGTMPVSAGAQLLQITPRQYEVLVLLARGYPIKTVSRMLNISVATAKTHACTLYQRLHVKNKGEAVYAALQRGATLEWHEPNGREVDAGQIYGRKLG, encoded by the coding sequence ATGGCCAAGATGGTCCTGATTGAAGCTCATCCGCTCTTGCGGTTGGGTTTGTGGCAGATTCTTAGCAAGTTGGATGATGTGTGGGAGATCGAGGGGATGGGCCTTGCGGACGTGTCCAAGGCCGACGGCGTGCACGCGGGCGCCGATCTTCTGATCTATGGTTTGCCAGTGGATACCGATGAAGCATGGAGCGCCTTGCACGAGATTCAGCGCGTGCTGACGCCCAAGCGGATTCTGCTCTTGACGGACGTCATGCCCTTGCCCATGCCGGTGCAAGGCCTGCCTGGCGCCAGCGTGTACGGTTGCCTCATGAAAACGGCTTCGGTCGAGATCCTTGAGGCCGCCATTCGCCTGGTGATGGCGGGCGGGCAGTGCTTCCCGAGCGAACAGGCGCTGCAGGCTCCGGCCTCCACCGTATGCGCCTTGCCGTCGCGGGACGTGGAGGAAGCCGGCTCGAAGGGCACCATGCCCGTGAGCGCGGGGGCACAGCTCCTGCAGATCACGCCGCGCCAGTACGAAGTGCTGGTGCTGCTGGCACGCGGTTATCCCATCAAGACCGTCAGCCGGATGTTGAACATCTCGGTGGCGACCGCCAAGACGCACGCGTGCACGCTGTATCAACGCCTGCATGTCAAGAACAAGGGCGAAGCCGTTTACGCGGCGCTGCAACGCGGTGCGACCTTGGAATGGCATGAACCGAACGGGCGTGAAGTGGATGCCGGGCAGATCTATGGGCGCAAGCTCGGTTAA
- a CDS encoding glycosyltransferase WbuB, with translation MKILIYGINYAPELTGTGKYTAELAEWLAARGHEVSVVTAPPYYPQWQVHEGYRGSRYTKETRRGVTVRRAPLWVPERPGGAKRLVHLASFALSSLPSLLRAAMRRPDIILVVEPALFCAPAAWLAARLTGARAWLHIQDFEVDAAFELGLLKGAALRSMVKRAERWLMRRFDRVSTISNRMLDLALSKGIDSGRAVLLPNWIDVNAITPLAEGGDYRAQLGIPDNAIVALYSGNMGGKQGLQILADVARRLNREDRLWFLFCGQGPERAALEEKCRGLTRVIFLDLQPAERLGALLGTADIHLLPQRAGAADLVMPSKLTGMLASGRPVVCGAARGTELASVVSRCGLLTPPEDAVAMAEAVRKLSYNGQIRETLGAAARQYAMAHLHVDAVLGAAEREFMAIAKSKGRAAPAGTQASEGDV, from the coding sequence ATGAAAATACTCATCTATGGCATCAACTACGCGCCCGAACTGACCGGCACCGGCAAATACACCGCCGAACTGGCCGAATGGCTGGCCGCCCGCGGGCACGAGGTCAGCGTGGTCACCGCCCCGCCCTACTATCCGCAATGGCAGGTGCACGAGGGCTACCGCGGCTCGCGCTACACCAAGGAAACGCGCCGCGGCGTAACGGTGCGGCGCGCGCCCTTGTGGGTGCCCGAAAGGCCGGGCGGCGCCAAACGGCTGGTGCACCTGGCCAGCTTCGCGTTGTCCAGCCTGCCATCGCTGCTGCGCGCCGCAATGCGCCGCCCCGACATCATCCTGGTCGTCGAACCCGCCCTCTTCTGCGCGCCGGCCGCCTGGCTGGCGGCACGCCTGACCGGCGCCCGCGCCTGGCTGCACATCCAGGACTTCGAGGTCGACGCGGCGTTCGAACTGGGACTGCTCAAAGGCGCGGCGCTACGATCCATGGTCAAGCGCGCCGAGCGCTGGCTGATGCGCCGATTCGACCGCGTATCCACGATCTCGAACCGCATGCTGGACCTGGCGCTATCCAAGGGCATCGATTCCGGCCGCGCGGTGCTGCTGCCCAACTGGATCGACGTCAACGCCATTACGCCGCTGGCCGAAGGCGGGGATTACCGTGCGCAGCTCGGTATTCCGGACAACGCCATCGTTGCGTTGTATTCGGGGAATATGGGCGGCAAGCAGGGTCTGCAGATTCTGGCGGACGTTGCGCGTCGTCTTAATCGCGAGGACCGCCTGTGGTTCCTCTTCTGCGGCCAGGGACCTGAACGCGCGGCGCTGGAGGAAAAGTGCCGTGGTCTGACGCGCGTCATCTTCCTGGACCTGCAGCCCGCCGAACGCCTGGGTGCGCTTTTGGGCACGGCAGACATCCACCTGCTGCCCCAGCGCGCAGGTGCCGCCGACCTGGTGATGCCATCCAAACTGACCGGCATGCTGGCCAGCGGCCGCCCGGTCGTCTGCGGCGCGGCCCGCGGCACGGAGCTTGCCAGTGTCGTGTCGCGCTGCGGGCTGCTGACACCGCCCGAGGACGCGGTGGCGATGGCCGAAGCCGTGCGCAAGCTCAGCTACAACGGGCAGATCCGCGAAACATTGGGCGCGGCAGCGCGGCAGTATGCGATGGCGCATTTGCATGTGGATGCGGTGCTGGGTGCGGCTGAGCGGGAGTTTATGGCGATTGCCAAATCCAAGGGCCGCGCGGCGCCGGCGGGTACGCAGGCGAGTGAGGGGGATGTTTGA
- a CDS encoding OmpP1/FadL family transporter → MRRRSLSLSTLSAILVGMGASATSYAAGFQLLEQNASGLGNAYAGSAANPENASIMYFNPAGLTYLPGLNFSGGVNLIKPSFKFSDNGNSRNPSVPGIPGSGLNGSVPTGGNGGDAGHLGVVPNIYASWQLNEQWYIGLGIGAPFGLMTEYDDGWVGQYHSNKFDIKTINVNPSIAYKVNEKFSMGFGVNWQHIDANYKKKTVVPIAGLPLATNGDADLNLKGDAWGWNVGFMLQPTEDTRIGLSYRSKIKHSAKGDTDIDNIGPTGQSVSFDAKANVDLPDTLILSATHQLNEKWELLGDVSWTGWSSIPQLKIKNSGPGARDDVLPLNFRDTWRVAVGTNYKFAPAWKWKFGLAFDQSPVHDAADRPTSLPDNDRYWFSTGVQWAATKSTTIDVGYTYLYLRKTDIDTTSGSQATKGRVAGTYDSSGHIFGLQLSSRF, encoded by the coding sequence ATGCGCAGACGTTCATTGTCCCTGAGCACCCTGTCGGCCATCCTGGTCGGCATGGGCGCATCCGCAACGTCCTACGCTGCCGGCTTTCAGCTCTTGGAGCAGAACGCCAGCGGCCTGGGCAACGCGTATGCCGGCTCGGCGGCAAATCCGGAGAATGCCAGCATCATGTATTTCAACCCGGCAGGCTTGACCTATCTGCCAGGGCTCAATTTCTCCGGCGGGGTAAACCTGATCAAACCGTCGTTCAAGTTTTCGGACAACGGCAACAGCCGCAACCCCAGCGTGCCCGGCATCCCCGGATCAGGCTTGAACGGTTCGGTTCCCACCGGCGGCAATGGCGGGGACGCGGGCCACCTGGGCGTCGTGCCCAACATCTATGCCTCCTGGCAACTGAACGAGCAGTGGTACATCGGGCTGGGCATCGGCGCTCCCTTCGGCCTGATGACCGAATACGACGACGGCTGGGTCGGCCAGTACCACTCGAACAAGTTCGACATCAAGACCATCAACGTCAACCCGTCCATCGCCTACAAGGTCAACGAGAAGTTCTCGATGGGCTTTGGCGTGAACTGGCAGCACATCGATGCGAACTACAAGAAAAAGACCGTGGTGCCCATCGCCGGCCTGCCGCTCGCCACGAATGGCGACGCGGACCTGAACCTGAAGGGCGACGCGTGGGGCTGGAACGTCGGCTTCATGCTGCAACCCACCGAAGACACCCGCATCGGCCTGTCGTACCGCTCGAAGATCAAGCACTCGGCCAAGGGCGACACCGACATCGACAACATCGGCCCGACCGGCCAGTCCGTGTCGTTTGACGCCAAGGCCAACGTCGACCTGCCCGACACGCTGATCCTGAGCGCCACGCACCAGCTCAACGAAAAGTGGGAACTGCTGGGCGACGTGTCGTGGACGGGCTGGAGCAGCATCCCCCAGCTGAAGATCAAGAACTCGGGCCCGGGCGCGCGCGACGATGTGCTGCCGCTCAACTTCCGCGACACCTGGCGCGTCGCCGTGGGCACCAACTACAAGTTCGCCCCCGCCTGGAAGTGGAAGTTCGGCCTGGCCTTCGACCAATCGCCGGTGCACGATGCCGCCGACCGTCCCACGTCCCTGCCCGACAACGACCGCTACTGGTTCTCAACCGGTGTGCAGTGGGCCGCCACCAAGTCCACCACGATCGACGTCGGCTACACCTACCTGTACCTGCGCAAGACGGACATCGACACCACGTCCGGCAGCCAGGCCACCAAGGGCCGCGTGGCGGGCACCTACGACAGCAGCGGCCACATCTTCGGCCTGCAGCTCTCGTCCCGCTTCTAG
- a CDS encoding 3-hydroxyacyl-CoA dehydrogenase NAD-binding domain-containing protein, translating into MTTLDTLSHWRLDRDPDGVAWLTFDRAGSAVNALSADTLAELSVVLDALDAQPPAGLIIQSGKATGFIVGADVNEFATLDTPEQARGLVSRGWNLMNRLAGVRYPTLALIQGHCLGGGLELALACRYRLVADQPGASLALPEVMLGIFPGWGGMLRLPQVIGAPAALDMMLTGRGADARRAASLGLVDARVPPRLLLAAARQTVLSRKPARRARGLGGLLNRWPFKAIVANRARKQIAAKDPLGHYPAAPAIVEIWEKHGGNALKAPDLIDRIISSGTTRNLLRVFRLQERLKANGKQPGVAPARHVHVVGAGVMGGDIAAWCALKGMTVTLQDQEMSRIAPAIKRAAELYARRLKDPRLARAAFDRLVPDPAGLGVPLADVVIEAISEQPEAKRALYQSLEPRMKPDALLATNTSSLSLETLREGLARPERLVGIHFFNPVAKMPLVEVVHADGGEPAIADRACAFVGQIDKLALPVKSAPGFLVNAVLAPYMLQAMRSVDDGVAPETVDAAMVAFGMPMGPLELADTVGLDIARDAGAQLAGGAEPPRCLADRLARNELGKKSGKGFYTWRDGKPVKRRDPAAAPAGLAQKLIQPLIDATRQRVAGGIVADADLADAGVIFGTGFAPFTGGPLHYEDGSTQQHRSTAARAE; encoded by the coding sequence ATGACGACACTGGATACGCTTTCCCACTGGCGCCTGGACCGCGACCCCGACGGCGTCGCCTGGCTGACCTTCGACCGAGCAGGCAGCGCGGTCAACGCGCTGTCGGCCGACACCCTGGCCGAACTCTCCGTGGTGCTGGACGCGCTGGACGCCCAGCCGCCCGCGGGCCTCATCATCCAATCCGGCAAGGCCACGGGCTTCATCGTGGGCGCCGACGTCAACGAATTCGCGACGCTGGACACGCCCGAGCAGGCGCGCGGGCTGGTGTCGCGCGGCTGGAACCTCATGAACCGCCTGGCCGGCGTGCGCTATCCGACGCTGGCGCTGATCCAGGGCCATTGCCTGGGTGGCGGTCTTGAATTGGCGCTGGCCTGCCGCTACCGCCTGGTGGCCGACCAGCCCGGCGCCTCGTTGGCGCTGCCCGAAGTCATGCTTGGCATCTTTCCCGGCTGGGGCGGCATGCTGCGCCTGCCGCAGGTGATCGGCGCGCCCGCCGCGCTGGACATGATGCTGACCGGCCGCGGCGCCGATGCGCGCCGCGCGGCCTCGCTGGGGCTGGTCGACGCGCGCGTGCCGCCGCGGCTGCTGCTCGCCGCGGCGCGCCAGACCGTGCTGTCGCGCAAGCCCGCCCGGCGCGCTCGTGGCCTGGGCGGACTGCTGAACCGCTGGCCGTTCAAGGCCATCGTCGCCAACCGCGCCCGCAAGCAGATTGCCGCCAAGGATCCGCTCGGCCACTACCCGGCCGCGCCCGCCATCGTGGAAATCTGGGAAAAGCACGGCGGCAATGCGCTGAAGGCGCCCGACCTCATCGACCGCATCATTTCGTCCGGCACCACGCGCAACCTGTTGCGCGTGTTCCGCCTGCAAGAGCGCCTGAAGGCCAATGGCAAGCAGCCGGGCGTCGCGCCAGCGCGCCACGTGCATGTGGTGGGCGCGGGCGTGATGGGCGGCGACATCGCGGCCTGGTGCGCGCTCAAAGGCATGACGGTCACGTTGCAGGACCAGGAGATGTCCCGCATCGCGCCGGCCATCAAGCGCGCCGCCGAGCTCTACGCGCGCCGCCTGAAGGATCCGCGCCTGGCGCGCGCCGCGTTCGACCGGCTGGTTCCTGATCCAGCGGGCTTGGGTGTACCGCTGGCGGACGTCGTCATCGAAGCCATCAGCGAGCAGCCCGAGGCCAAGCGCGCGCTGTACCAGTCGCTGGAGCCGCGCATGAAGCCCGATGCGCTGCTGGCCACCAACACGTCCAGCCTGTCGCTGGAAACGCTGCGCGAGGGCCTGGCCCGACCGGAACGTCTGGTGGGCATTCACTTTTTCAACCCCGTGGCCAAGATGCCGCTGGTGGAAGTCGTGCACGCGGACGGCGGCGAGCCCGCCATCGCGGACCGCGCCTGCGCCTTCGTCGGCCAGATCGACAAGCTGGCGCTGCCGGTCAAGAGCGCGCCCGGCTTTCTGGTCAACGCGGTGCTGGCGCCCTACATGCTGCAAGCCATGCGCAGCGTGGACGACGGCGTCGCGCCAGAAACGGTGGACGCCGCCATGGTGGCCTTCGGCATGCCGATGGGGCCGCTGGAACTGGCGGACACCGTGGGCCTGGACATCGCGCGCGACGCGGGCGCGCAGCTTGCCGGCGGCGCGGAACCGCCGCGCTGCCTGGCCGACCGCCTGGCGCGCAACGAACTGGGCAAGAAGAGCGGCAAGGGCTTTTACACCTGGCGCGACGGCAAGCCGGTCAAGCGGCGCGACCCCGCCGCCGCACCGGCCGGCCTGGCGCAGAAACTGATTCAGCCGCTCATCGACGCCACGCGGCAACGCGTGGCGGGCGGCATCGTGGCCGACGCCGACCTGGCCGACGCCGGCGTGATTTTTGGAACGGGCTTTGCGCCTTTCACGGGCGGCCCATTGCATTACGAAGACGGCAGCACCCAGCAGCACCGCAGTACGGCGGCTCGCGCCGAATAG
- a CDS encoding helix-turn-helix transcriptional regulator — MTTVLIEDYALLRVAIQHVLERVRNADDILAISPAHLLNMSSSINKPVELLVVGCSGSAEQDIGLLSQAMAFFMPRLVLVLYSAMDQSVMAACARAGVAGYLPKASSPDALAAAVSLVIAGGECYPQPAGRPPSTSHASVQELRELTQRQEEILQLLVQGKTMREIGQQVGISVATVKSHARTLYWKLNARNQAEAAYIAVQMGLVRSSNGQPAPGKGDAS, encoded by the coding sequence ATGACAACCGTACTGATCGAAGACTACGCTCTGCTTCGTGTCGCAATTCAGCATGTGCTGGAACGTGTGCGCAACGCCGACGATATCCTGGCCATCTCGCCAGCCCACCTTCTCAATATGTCCAGCTCGATCAACAAACCAGTGGAGTTGCTGGTGGTGGGTTGCAGCGGCTCAGCGGAGCAGGACATCGGGCTTCTTTCCCAGGCGATGGCATTCTTCATGCCGCGGCTCGTGCTTGTTTTGTATTCGGCGATGGACCAGAGCGTCATGGCCGCGTGTGCGCGCGCCGGCGTCGCGGGCTATCTGCCCAAGGCGTCCAGCCCCGATGCGCTGGCCGCCGCGGTCAGCCTGGTGATCGCGGGCGGCGAGTGCTATCCCCAACCCGCGGGCAGGCCGCCCAGCACGTCACACGCCTCCGTGCAGGAATTGCGCGAGCTGACGCAGCGGCAGGAGGAAATCCTGCAGCTTCTTGTGCAAGGCAAGACCATGCGCGAGATCGGCCAACAGGTCGGCATATCGGTCGCCACCGTCAAGAGCCACGCGCGCACGCTGTACTGGAAGCTCAATGCGCGCAACCAGGCCGAGGCGGCGTACATCGCGGTGCAGATGGGGCTGGTGCGAAGCTCGAACGGGCAACCCGCGCCCGGCAAGGGCGACGCGAGCTGA
- a CDS encoding acetyl-CoA C-acetyltransferase, whose protein sequence is MAFKPVYVVDGSRTPFLKARTGPGPFSAGDLAVQAGRALLLRQPYAPTDLDEVIVGCAAPSPEEVNIGRVIALRLACGDRVPGWTVMRNCASGMQALDSAIANIQNGRSHLVLAGGTDALSRAPVLFSDGMVRWLSRWYAARGLGAKLKALGGFRPKNLAPVIGLLKGLTDPVVGLSMGQTAENIATLFHIDRAAMDAYAARSHQRALAARAVGMPEITPLIDTQGKLHPHDDGVRDDSTPDKLAKLKPVFDKPWGNVTAGNSSQVTDGAAMLVLASEEAVQKWNLRPLGRIIDTQWAGLDPAIMGLGPVHAATPILQRHGLGLNDLDLWEINEAFAAQVLGCLAAWRDEAYCQQNFGTPAWGELDAERLNVDGGAIAIGHPVGASGARIVLHLLHALKRRGARRGMAAICIGGGQGGAMLVETLDEDRP, encoded by the coding sequence ATGGCATTCAAACCGGTTTACGTCGTCGACGGTTCACGCACGCCTTTCCTGAAGGCCCGCACGGGCCCGGGCCCCTTCTCCGCCGGGGATCTGGCGGTACAGGCCGGCCGCGCCCTGCTGCTGCGCCAGCCCTACGCCCCCACGGACCTGGACGAAGTCATCGTCGGCTGCGCCGCGCCGTCGCCCGAAGAAGTCAACATCGGCCGCGTGATCGCGCTGCGGCTGGCCTGCGGCGATCGGGTGCCCGGCTGGACCGTCATGCGCAACTGCGCATCAGGCATGCAGGCGCTGGATTCCGCCATTGCCAACATCCAGAACGGCCGTTCGCACCTGGTGCTGGCCGGCGGCACCGATGCGCTGTCCCGCGCGCCAGTGCTGTTTTCGGACGGCATGGTGCGTTGGCTGTCGCGCTGGTATGCCGCGCGCGGCCTGGGCGCCAAGCTCAAGGCGCTGGGCGGTTTCAGGCCGAAGAACCTGGCGCCGGTCATCGGATTGCTCAAGGGCCTGACCGACCCGGTCGTGGGCCTGTCGATGGGTCAGACCGCCGAAAACATCGCCACGCTCTTTCACATCGACCGCGCCGCCATGGACGCCTACGCGGCGCGCAGCCACCAGCGCGCGCTCGCTGCGCGCGCGGTGGGCATGCCCGAGATCACGCCGCTCATCGACACGCAGGGCAAGCTGCATCCGCACGACGACGGCGTGCGCGACGACTCCACGCCGGACAAGCTGGCCAAGCTCAAGCCCGTGTTCGACAAACCGTGGGGCAACGTCACCGCGGGCAACAGCTCGCAGGTGACCGACGGCGCCGCGATGCTGGTGCTGGCCTCGGAAGAGGCCGTTCAAAAATGGAACCTGCGCCCGCTGGGCCGCATCATCGATACGCAATGGGCCGGGCTGGATCCCGCGATCATGGGGCTGGGCCCCGTGCATGCCGCCACGCCCATCCTGCAACGCCACGGTCTGGGCTTGAATGACCTGGACTTGTGGGAGATCAACGAGGCTTTTGCGGCGCAGGTGCTAGGCTGCCTGGCCGCGTGGCGCGACGAGGCCTACTGCCAGCAGAATTTCGGCACGCCCGCCTGGGGCGAACTGGACGCCGAGCGGCTCAACGTCGACGGCGGCGCCATCGCCATCGGCCACCCGGTGGGCGCATCGGGCGCCCGCATCGTGCTGCATCTGCTGCACGCGCTCAAGCGCCGCGGCGCCCGGCGCGGCATGGCGGCCATCTGCATCGGCGGCGGCCAAGGCGGCGCGATGCTGGTCGAAACCCTGGACGAGGACCGCCCATGA